ttcttcttgttctaaATATTGTAAATGTTAAAACAAGgtctctctcttccccccccccccccccccccccccgcgggaGCCTGGCCGCGGGAGCCAGGGgccagaaaaaataaaaaataaaaattattttcatgatTATCATATTAAGATATAGGTTTAAATATTGGTCTTGCCGCCACACCCTTATAGCAAAAGTCAAGTTAAGATCAATCAAAGAAAACATTGGAGCAAGTGTCAAGTATAGGCATAGCAGTGGTTGGAATTGTTTCAATGGTGAAATGAAAAAGGGGGAATCAAAGGTAAAGGTTAAGAAGTAGAGGCCTTACATCTCTTCCTCTCGCCTGGCTCATTCTCAATCATGATAGTGGCTTCTTAGAACTTTAGAGCTTTGAATGGGCGAGCTTATAGGTATATATACACAGGGTGCAGGCCAATTTGCTAGCTCCAGAATACAAGCACGAGGAAACTCTTGCCGTGGTTGATAGGTTCTTTGCTTGTTACCCTATCTAATTGATTGTTGAAGCTGTAAACTCTTTGGGCAAGTCCTATTCTACTCTGGAGatttattttggataaaatctTTTAGAATTCAACTTATGTAGCTAGATTAGACCTAATACTTCTTAGGCAGATAGAGTCCACATTTTTTGGATCATCATGACCCCTGTGTTCCGGCTACTTACGGATAgtcagattttattttaatagggTCATATAATCTGAGCTTCCCTCTTGTCTTCTTATTCTGCCTATGTACATGCATATTTGTTTCATTGTTTTCAATGAGTTTATTTACCTAGTGGAACTTATGCTATTTACCAATAAAATGCAGGAAGCTTTGAAAGTGAACACTGGAAAGCGGGAATAAACTGCCAGCAATGCTGAAGAGCCTCAAGAGCAACTctgatattatatttgttttctttgtatGTGAACTTGAAGAAGCATCAAACCTTTTGGGAAAAACACTCTCTGTTCTCCATCTTCTTGTATCTGACTCCTTGAACTTGGTTTGAGAGAGTTTGCTGATTGATTTTGAGTTGCTTGTGGCCTAACCTATTTTTGTCATGCTTGGAAATATTTTAGTGTTAAGAATGATGGTTCGAAATATTGGGGGCTTACTAGTCACTCCAATAAAATCTTAAGGACTGGACAATTGGTAGATGATCCCGGGAATTGGAACCTTGGAGTTGGATTTACGGAGGTGAGAGAACACAAAGGAGCAATAGAAGTGCTTGAATTAGCGACTTCTTGTTTGCTTAATTAACATTTGTTTTTTGAGCTATAACCGTGTGTTTATTACGCATATCTGTAATTACCTGTCAATTGGTTTTATTGGCAATGGCCTAATGGTATACCAATTGGAGACAAGGCCAAGTTGCCCTCTGGTTATGCTGTCAAGCCACGACAGTTGCCTACTTGCCTTGTCTTTAATGCTGATCAAGGCCCACAGCCCCCTCGGCAGAATTATTGGGATCTCTGGAAAGATCTATTTTTCACAACTCTCATTGTTCCTCCGATGCTCGTGTTACccgaaaaaggaaaacaattcAAGAAACTAAGGGTAGGTTTGGGGAGTAAATAAGagaatttttggttttagataaaagtttaaaatattatattttaatattattattggtttaggatttaaaaaaattaaattaaaatttaaaaaggttgaattatttattatattttataagaaaatttaaaaaaattataataatgaaatgagataaaaattttaagtcgCATTTCATACCCTAAACCTAAAATTAACATGTACGTATCTCTTCCACTGGGCCACTTGAAGAGTAAAGTATTAAGTTTTGTAGTTCAAGTCATAagtttaaagagaaatgatatttgtagatATAAAGTGTTAAGTgtcgcatattttttttttttaaagtgagtaaatatataattcacataaaaaattaattttttaataataaaattcattattttttaaaaacattatgtGATACATACATAACCCATAAGTACCATCTATAATTATACCTATCATTATTCTAAGATAAGAATCTACTAAACTTATTCCGGTACAAATTATGCTGACAAAAAATTCTATGACGGCTGACACCAATTTCGTCCTCCGAGTTCAAGAAGGATCGCCAATATTAACGAGCTTCTAATTAATTGCTACCCCTTTCCGCATTAGTCAGTCCAACTAATAAACTATACCCTAAGACGGATGAAATGTGattatttaaaacaattattGTAACGAAATAgtctttaataaaatatttatatattttaacacaCAATTAGGCTTGTTTAGTTACACAAAactaaattatctcatttcgttttatataatcattacgacattttcagatttctacacaaaatataataaataattcaactttttcaaattttaaaacaaaactaatattaaaaaattatattataacaatattttatttaacttttaacaaaacatctcatcttatctaaactatgtaaccaaacgaatcttaaggcctcgtttggattGGAAggtcatatcatctcatttaatcttatctcattattacaactttctcaattcaactttttcaaattttaattcaaaattttcaaatctcaaaataataataataatattttattcaatttttatctttcatttaatTTGTTGGAATCGCaaagcctttttcttttttgtaaaaaatattcttatgttataaataaaaactatcaataaaattgaaatactaacctcttaaaaaaatagtgaaatattTTAGACGATATTAAGTGAGTAACAATGTCAGAAGACGTACTTAACGCTTCTATCTCTCTCCACTGAAGTTTAAGTTtaaataacaatttaaaaagatatttccCCATCCAAAGGTGAAAAAGACTTCTATCTTTGTACCTATTTGATAAGTGTGGTTTTGAGTAGCATGTGACGAGAAACATGAATCTTctttaatgatatatatatatatatatatatatatatatatttggtctATAAGACTAATCGGTCATAGCTTGAAAAAACATAATGCAAATATTGGAGTAGAATGAGGAGATTACAAGCCACttggctaaaaaaaaaaaaaaaacagtatcacaaattaataattgcTGTTAATATAAATTGAgtggaagagaaggaaggtgcGGCCAAACATTTTCTCAGTGTCTCCATCATAAATTATCCTTAAGTGGCTGTGCTCAAATCCGATTCCCTGTCACCTTCATTTGCAATGGACTCATCGGTGCGCTTTGAGGCCAtttataataatcataataatagtCAACAactaagaataaaataatgtattacttgaaagaaaaatagtagTGGGTCTAATACAAAAAAGAGCTTCATAAAGCCTATTTGGTTCGCATGTTCTGAAATTACCACTTATTTCAAATGTTTAAGTTTTTAGGATAAGTaaatttcaaaagtttaaactgatgAGAAGAAgtagaatttaattatttaatttatatcttaacacttcCTCTCACGCGTGAATCAAACTTCATTTCAATGTATAGTGTGAATATTATAAACACCCAAATTgcaaatgagaaaataaaattgatctgaACCAAGAGGTTTTGTAAAGAGATCACCAATTTGATGTCGTGATGGAACATAAAGCGTTTGAACAATGCCAGCTTGTAATTTTTCACCAACTATATGACAACTAATTTTGATATGTTTAGTACACTCATGAAAAAAGGATTGGCGGCAATAAATAAATCatcttgattatcacaaaaagATTTGAGATGATTGAGGATTGGTGAGTTGTAAATTCCTTAAAAGAGAGTGAAGCCATGTAATCTCACAACAAGTAGATGTCATGGCACGATACTATGTTTCAGTTGAGGAATGGGAAACTGTattttgtttcttggatttcTAAGAAATGGGTGAATCACCAATGAAAATGTAATAGCCGGTGATAGGACATCATTTGTCTTGGCAACTAGCCCAATCAGAGTCACATAAAGCTTTGAGTTGAATGgtggaagaagatgagaagaataTCCCTAGGCCAATGTATCAAAGGATCCTATGGGCAGCATCAAGATGTGGTTGCTAAGGGTGTCCATGAATTGACTAAGCATTTATACTGAGTATGACAAGTCTGAATGTGTGATTGTAAGATATAAGCGACATCATAAGAGTCGACGATAGCCAATAGGATCATCCAGTAAAAGACCATCAAAGCcattaagttttaaattttgtatcaTGGGAAAAGTGGCAAATTTGCTCCCAAGAAAACCAGAATCATCTAGAATTTCCAAAGCATATTTACGTTGGCATAAAGAGATCCCTTTAAAGGAACGTGCAAATTTAAGACCCAAGAAGAATTTAAGGCTGCCCAGATCCTTGACCCTGAACCTATTGTGTAAGAAGTTTTTAAGGGCACTAATAAAGTCTATGTCATTACTAGCTATGATAATATCGTCCACATAGACGAGTAATGCAACGAATGAGGAGCCATGTGCTTGTGTGAAAAGGGAGTGATCACATTGAGATTGAGTGAAGCCATGCTCGATAAGAGAAGCATAAAACTTAGAAAACCATTGTTGGGAGGCTTATTTTAAACCAAAGTGAGACTTGTGTAGTTGGCATACTCAATTCTCCCCCTCATGATTGAAACTCGGTGGGATCAACATGTAGACTTCCTCATGGAGGTTGACATGTAAGAAGGCTTTAGTTACATTCAGCTGATGCAATTGCCAAATTTGATAGCAATCACAGCTAAAAGACATCATACAATAGTGAGTTTGGCCaccaaagaaaatattttgtgatagttGAGACCCTCACATTGTACAATTTGGAAACTAGACGAGCCTTGTAATGCTCAATATGAGTATATCCTTTGGAAACTAGATGAGCCTTGTAATGCTCAATATGACCATCTGCTCGATACTTTATTTTGTATATCTATTTGCAACCAATGGGACGCTTGTCAGGAGGAAGAGTGGTAATGGTCCAAGTATTGTTTTCCtcaagtgcttggatttttGCAACCGTTGCCTTACGCCAATGTGAATGTTTGGTAgctattttttttggggggggggggggggggggggggggggtggggggggtgGACATTAGAAGAGATTGCTTGGACAAAAGTACAGTGAGAAACAAAGAGTTTATGATATGATAAGAAAGAAGATATATCATGAGGATTACCTCGCTTTAGCAAACTTGTCTTCATGGAGAAAGATGGAAGTGAGTGTGAAGAGGAGACCAGTTGATAATGGTAGTTCTGCAAATAGCTTAGTCGACATTGTGGTCGCAAAGACTTTCAAGAGTTGGGCtcaatacataaaatatttaattaaattgggTAGAGTGTGGAGTCAGGATTTGAGTTTAGGATCTCTACTATAATACCATATAAAATCATCATTTGTCCTAAAAGTTTAAACTAATAGTTAgaggtagattttattatttgtattatatccTTAACACTCTCCCTCACATGTGGACCAGACTCTCCCTCACATATGAACCAGACTTTCCCTTAATGAGCGAGTCCAACAtgtggaatatttaattaaataagatagtGTAGAATCTTGATTTGAACTTGAGACCTCTGTTTTGAATATCTAATGAAATTATCACTTATCCCCAAAACTTAAGCTAATGATAAtatatagatttaattatttgtattatattcttaccACTTCTCCTTCACGTGTGGGCCATACTCTCCTTCAATTAATAAGCTTAATACACAAAATATTTAATCAAATTCGATATAATATAGAGTTAAGGTTTGAACTTacaatctgataccatgtatcCACAtgttgaatattttatttttcatatatatatatatatattggagagTCGGAATCGGGAAGAGAAGCATATAGCCACCTTCACAAAGAAACTTTCCTtattaaaagaaacaaagaaattgAAGAAACTAATCTGACTGGGTTTTAAAAGAATGGTGTTTTCTGCCGGTCAAACCGTGGAGAGTAGTAACAGCCTTTAGTGGCAATTGTGTAGGGCTGGATCTTAACTATACTTTGTGACTGTCTGTCTACGACCATGTCGTGCCCACCTCACCTGCGtgcttaaaagaaaaagttCAACTACTAATGACCACTATTCTTTTCATAGGACATGAGCTGCTGTTACCGTTCATAGTTATTATCAAGGAATGGGTCTATCACAGACATGACCTCTTTCTGCTACATAGAAGGGATCAGGCAAAAATATACTTTTCATATCCGTCTCAAGGCTACCTGCACAAAACGCGATATGGATTTGCTTGCAACGGGAGCGAGGGAAGATTGAAACCAGTTGCTAGAAAAAAGAAGCTTAACCTGGGAACATTGCCATGCCAAATCGTGATCATTATTATGAATTGACTTCCCTATTACATTTCTCAGACATCAACAGCCACAACAACAAAAAGAGAAACGTGCCATCACCATCAGAAAATCTTATTCCTTGTCGATTTGGACAACTACATTCATCACATATAAAATCCCTTTGAACGACACGCCACAATGAATGATAAAACTATGGACCGCTATGTGAGCGATTACACAAAAATCCTATATCAATAACCACACTAAAAACCAACATCCTAAAAAGGGAAAGGAGACACCCCCAAAAAAGGGGTGATTTGGAAGAATTTCTGATTACAGGAATTGAACTTGAATATTAATGGCATTTGGATGACAGTGGAAGCTTGCACACATCGTGGGAGTCAGGGAGCATATTCACTCTCAAGGACTGGTTGTGTTCGAGTCACCATCGCAACAGGGGCTTTTGCATTCCCAACGATTGTCATGTGCAAGGCTTCTCCTACATCTGCAGCTCTCTCCATCTGCTGCATTTTCTTCCGGTGCTTGAACTTCTGCACCCACAGAACCAGGAATGTTAATAATACCAACAACGCTAATCCACCAAGCACAGATCCAACAATTATCCCAACTTCCGAATtactcttcttctttccttcacCACCCAATCTTGGACCTGCATTTGGAGCTCCACCGCTTGGTGTAGGAGAGATTGGTTGTGTAGAAGGAGCAATAGACTCGACCACAATGGAGAAATGCCCCTGTTGAATTGTTGAACAAGTATTACCAGATGCCACATTGCTGAAATTGTGGTAACCGTGCAAATCAAACAAAACACATTTTGTAACAGCCCCATGAGGGGGTGATTTCACATCCGGAAACCTAATTAATATGGGATCACCAGTTGCTGTTACATTCAATTCTGGTAAACCTGTAGCTGACAAGTTTGAAGCACTATAAGCAAGAAGACCCAGCACTGGAGTTAAGTACGTATAACCAGGTAATGGGTAGTAAACCATAGACCAATTGCCCAAGTTTTGATAGACCAAAACAAGCCTCTTTACATATGGTTGCTCAATAACTCCAATGGGAATGCGGAACTCTTTGTACATCTTGAAACCTCTTCTATGTAAGCTACCACTCCTGAACCTCACTGCAGTAATCTTGATCCCAGTAAAATTTGAGGGAACGATCCCATCATAGGGAATGCCTGTCTTTGGATGAACAAAAGCCCTGTAAGCATAGTCTTGGAGCAGCACATCAAGAGCACGTGCAGCGCTTCTTGAAGACCCATAGGTCGATTGAGCCCTTAGGGATGGCGGGCAGAAGAACCACGTCAGGAGAATAGGCATCGAGAGACTCCAAAGAAGAAGCCCCATCGATGCTTTGGAATATTTGACAGTTTCAGCTCAATGCCACTGAAATTCTGAGCTTGTAAAATCCCAGAGAATACCAGATGGACAACaacaagaaatatttttaatcccTCAGATCCATAGAATAATTGCGGAAACATGCAAATCTGAGCAAATAAGCTTCAAATCTCATACTTGGAGGCAACGTCTATCTCTaccaaatgtaaataaaaacggTCTTGGGAGTGTCAAAAGGAACAGTTATATTCTCAGGGAGGGTAAAGGGTGGTATAAAGCAGCTCTGAAGGTTTCAACCGTTGCAACGCCTTATGGCCTCAGCTCAGAATacctttattttccttttgggATCCTTGTAAAAGAAGCTCTCAAAGGCTCGGGGAATCTTTTAAGCATGATTTCATTTCTCCAAGGAATTGAAAGCCTGATTCCTCGCCATTTCCCCATTGATAAAAATTAAAGCAAACaataattgaaattaaaagcaaagaaaattaTACACTCGAGAGAGAAATCATCTTGTTAAGTTTAAATGAtcaaccttaaaaaaaaaaaaaccaaacctaGCTCTTACTCTTATAGAGTTTCTATATTTGGACCTAGAATCATAGGAAATCGTATCAGATATTATCAGCAGGAGGCAACTAAATACCTGATCTCCCAACGGATTAAGATGATGGGGTTTGAGTAGAAATCCCAAATTCTTCTCCGAAGTTTGAGCTACCCAACAAACAAAGGGCGAAATGTCTTACTTTCACAGTTCGCTTGAAACAGATAAAACCATGCAAAACCTGAATTCCCAACTCACAGAAACCCACGACGGCACAGCTATTAAAGACGTCAACGAATAGCATATCACCCACCAGAAAACGCATAAAGCCCTAGAATCTTCAAGAGTATCATCGTTCAATTTCTGGGTAAGATCACAGGAAAAGCTTAGCACCACCACCGACCCATATCAGAGTCGCCAGACGGCCTGCATTTTGGCTAAATCTGGATTCTATCACAGAGACATACGTTAGTTAGTGAAGATTATCACGGAGTGTGGAAGGAATACCGAGATATTTGGATAAGGTGGTGAAAGGAATAGTAGTAGAGTTGGGATTCTTTCTCCTTTCTTCAATGGACATGGCTAAGATTTCTTGGAGAGGGTAAAGAGTGGTACAAGAGTGAGCAATGGATTTGGAAGTTAGAAAGACAAAATCTTGTTGAGAAAATCTGAAGAATAGCTAAAAAGATAAAAGCTTCTGGATGCGGATGGACTGCAAAAGAGATGGACCGGAGGAACTCGTGGAAGTGGAAGAagaaccattaaaaaaaaaaaaaaaaagggggggggagAACATAAAAGAAAGGACAGAGTGAAAGTACGTAGAGCACTAACATGTATTTGAACGTAGGATATGTAATGCATTATGATGAGTTTGGTTTGGGTATAATGCAAATGCAGCGTAGTGTCGGAATAAAACAACAGCTGATTTACAGAGGTGAGTAAATGCAAAGACAACATTTGATTTGATAGATAAATCATAAAAGATAAAACCCCACATAATACTTTCGTCTTAACTCCTTTAACTTGAGCGTTGTATTGTGCCGAAATGAGCAATTGCCAGTTGCCACTGCTCATatcctatttttattataattataattttattgttctTAAGCTACCACTGGTCTTATTTGTTTTGTTATCAGTGTTATATCTCTTGTCTTTATTTGCCTGAAAACAGAACACCAACCAGGCCTACCTTGCCACTGCTCTTATACTGCAACTTCTCCACCAAACCAAGGTAATGCCCTTTTTCactcaaactttttttttattattttttattagttaaaaagtaatattatatataatcttaaaattcataaatatcatatagttattttaaaaaataataaaatttattattaaaaaaattattttctttttatataaatctcatatttatttttttaaaaaaataattacgcCTACAAGTATCATTCCTCTATTTCGTAAGACCGTGGAAAACTAAGTTCGTCGAAGACAACGTAATTAGGATCCTAATTACATCTTTggattccaaaaataaaaactaaaattcagactaaataattgtataataattTCGTTATAAGAAAGGAACGCACTATAATCCAAGCCCTGTCTCTCCATCAGTTGTATTAGCTACGACTCTtgctctctcaatctctcttctctccgCCCCACACTCTGTCAAGCAGAGACCAACTTGAGCTTCCCCGCCCCATCACTACCAACTTTGTAAAGCCCCTTTTTCgccatctctctatctcttctTCTCAGGGCTGAACTTTTGTGGGTCTCTGCCCCATCAcgcctctctctccctttccatTTTCTCTTCTCATTTTAGCATTTAaataggttatatatatatatatatatatatatatatatatatatataagacaacTGCAAGATGTGCAGAAGTCTAAAAGGTAGGAAGCCAAAACAATTATTTCCAAGCCAGTTAATACAAcgtgagaaaaaaaatgaaaagcggGATATGAAGCCAATGGCTTATATCCATTTCCTACAAGGGGATGCcactaaaagaaatttttttaaagtccgATAAACGGGTTGTGATATTAACACGACTAGAAATCGCAATAGATTGTGTTGTGCTGCACTTTGCTAGTCAAGTTTGGTCGAAAGAAACGCTCACTTCCTTTTTCGTACAATCTTTGGTTAGAATAAATggtaacataaaaaaaatagcatctGGTAGATGGTTCGATACATTGATGAACAGTCGTTAGTGGTTGTGAAGGTGCGTGAGAATCATGCGCCACTACTAGGGGTGTATAGAATTTGGTCTAGATTGGATCGAATCCTCCCCTGGTCGGTCTCGGTCCCATACATTATGGATTGAATAAATTCAGTCCGATTCCGAGGTCCATAAATTTTAGACCGAACCAGGCTGtacataactatatatatttaaaatatttttaataatttaatatattatttttatgtagtaattatataatttaatgtaattttcatctaatctattattattgactatataaaatattaaataatatatgcaatcaattaataatatatcatagataatgtgataaagtttaatgaaaaattgccaagtatttattaataatatacaaAGTGTAAAAAGTTTAATATAGCCCATTATGCATTAACTATCATAATACATTTACATATTCTAAATTAGTAACAAATTAGCAATTAACATtatgaatataaatataattaattattttttaatgagttaaataGTTAATTGCATAATCCATATTAAatagtttacttaattttaattttactaatttaaataattttttttattaatttatgtgcaaaaaagaaaaaagaacggACTGACTGGACTGATAGGGACCGATCTGGTTTATTTCCTTTGggggttcggtccggtccagagTGGAAAAATCTTGGACCAAAGGGATTCAGTCCGGtcaaaaaaaaactctctggACCAACTGAATCGGACTGAATCCACCTATAGCCATTGTTGGTGAGAAGATATTTGTTGGATCTACAAGATCTAAGGCCACTGATCCTATTTCTACCATGCATGACATTAGAACACGCATCGTAATACCACCATGAGTGGATCTCATGCACTACTCGAATGGATGCGATTCTCTCGGAAGATAATAGATCGGTAGTTGAGGAGTCTTGCAGAGTTGAGCGTGATAGTCGAAGGTGGCCGGAAAGTAATAGATCGACCCATCTCCATGctatttctttgaaaaaaaaggcAAGACAAAAGCCGATGGACAACGTTGAAATGTACTAAAGAGAAAGAGGGGAGAAGGAGCTGAAGCTCCCACCTGCCTCTAAACAGCAGAGGGAGGATTTAGGAAAATGGATTTTGGAAAAACTTTTCAGAAggggagagaagaaaaaaaaggggaGACCTTGATGATTATTTGATTGGAGCCTTGCTTTTTATCTGTGATAACAAATCTCATCTTCGAGTGTCCTTGGTTTTTCCCtataagagcattggcaatggccatGTCTAAATTTTGGCTAAAATGAGAGCTTTTAACTAAAGTCTAAATCAATAGAGATAGTGACCCACATTGGACTAaccatcaaaataataatataatattatatatttaaataataatttttagttttttttaatattttgcaaatactagcctttttttcttttcaaagagTCGATAACCACACACATAGCAACCACATCCCGAATTTATTAAAATACCCTCACTTGTGGTGGAGAAATATTATGGAAAACATTATGACACTTGGGGACAAAGTATAACTAGTCCAaaaccaagtgtccaaacaagccaaaaaaaaaaaaaaaaaaaccaagaaacctgaaccaaaaaaccaaaaatacaCTATGTATGTAAGATCCACTCCAACATGCCTAACAAGGTCCAAGAAACGATTACTTCCTAATGGATGGGAGTCCCAAAGCATCTAATCTAATAATACCCCTCAATAGCCTCAGAATGCAATCACTAAAAACAAAACTCTAGTTTAAACCCTCTTCTCCTTTCCGTGCCAAATAATCCACAGCTTGGTTATCTTCTTTAAATTGATGGACCACTTGGAATTGAAATCCATCAAGTTCCTGAATAAGGAAATCCCAATAATCCCAAAGATACCATAAATTATAGCCTCTCTTCTTCACCCAATCCACCACTACCTTGGAGTCacattccaaaataatattctgaCAAGCCATTTCTTTACATACCGTTACCCCTTAGAGTAAAGCTCTTAATTCAATCTCGTTATTGGTACCGAAGCCATAGTAAGCGAAGAAACCTGCTAC
This genomic interval from Carya illinoinensis cultivar Pawnee chromosome 10, C.illinoinensisPawnee_v1, whole genome shotgun sequence contains the following:
- the LOC122278913 gene encoding uncharacterized protein LOC122278913, whose amino-acid sequence is MGLLLWSLSMPILLTWFFCPPSLRAQSTYGSSRSAARALDVLLQDYAYRAFVHPKTGIPYDGIVPSNFTGIKITAVRFRSGSLHRRGFKMYKEFRIPIGVIEQPYVKRLVLVYQNLGNWSMVYYPLPGYTYLTPVLGLLAYSASNLSATGLPELNVTATGDPILIRFPDVKSPPHGAVTKCVLFDLHGYHNFSNVASGNTCSTIQQGHFSIVVESIAPSTQPISPTPSGGAPNAGPRLGGEGKKKSNSEVGIIVGSVLGGLALLVLLTFLVLWVQKFKHRKKMQQMERAADVGEALHMTIVGNAKAPVAMVTRTQPVLESEYAP